One Deltaproteobacteria bacterium genomic region harbors:
- a CDS encoding DUF374 domain-containing protein: MKNPALRWLAPWLGFVIYKILYSTWRISISEPPEMREAIKAGTVTFAHWHGDELAILYLLKPYRACAITSISADGQIMHKVIQLMGSTTSRGSSSRGGVSAIRGILRLTKEGWNPSVAVDGPKGPRHKVKSGVFEISKLTSSTIYPLTAACDRAWHFPKAWNKTYLPKPFAKLSIVFGPALPAVSREEDAHDVALASRLEVALFDAERHARHLLAGT, encoded by the coding sequence ATGAAAAATCCTGCTTTGCGATGGCTTGCGCCCTGGCTAGGGTTCGTGATTTACAAAATTCTCTACAGCACTTGGAGAATCTCGATCAGCGAACCCCCCGAGATGCGCGAGGCAATCAAAGCCGGCACAGTTACTTTCGCTCACTGGCACGGAGATGAGCTTGCCATCCTCTATCTCTTGAAGCCGTACCGCGCATGCGCCATAACCTCGATCAGCGCCGATGGCCAAATCATGCACAAAGTAATTCAGCTCATGGGCTCGACAACATCACGCGGTTCAAGTTCTCGGGGCGGGGTCAGCGCGATCCGAGGAATCCTTCGTCTAACAAAAGAGGGTTGGAACCCAAGTGTTGCTGTCGATGGTCCAAAGGGCCCTCGACACAAAGTGAAAAGCGGAGTTTTCGAAATTTCCAAACTGACTAGCTCGACGATCTACCCTCTGACTGCTGCGTGTGATCGCGCCTGGCATTTTCCCAAAGCTTGGAATAAAACCTACCTTCCAAAGCCCTTTGCCAAATTGAGCATCGTCTTTGGTCCAGCACTTCCAGCCGTTAGTCGAGAGGAAGATGCGCACGACGTCGCTCTTGCCTCACGTCTTGAAGTGGCCCTCTTCGATGCAGAGCGCCACGCCCGGCACCTTCTTGCTGGCACCTAA
- a CDS encoding pentapeptide repeat-containing protein encodes MNLRNFSFLFSAETYLLFILLSAFTAPPAKAQVTTPVDIVYHYRDGGCFNDQRERGRNAGAMVECGALKGRVAFGLAGVDLVGFFGQYLYIPNLLFLKIRFANTRLELAKFDQTKISDSDVTSSDWRGALMNGVEFDNTRFKDVDFRGVKLNNVTFRNSELKNVNFEGATFYRVRFINTRTENLNMNFVSKSFVSGLLP; translated from the coding sequence ATGAACCTCCGTAATTTCTCGTTCTTGTTCTCTGCGGAAACTTATTTGCTGTTTATACTATTGTCGGCCTTCACTGCCCCGCCGGCGAAAGCGCAAGTTACAACCCCGGTTGATATTGTCTATCACTATCGCGATGGCGGTTGCTTCAATGATCAGCGAGAACGCGGCAGAAACGCCGGCGCGATGGTAGAATGCGGGGCCCTCAAGGGGCGCGTCGCTTTTGGCCTTGCGGGCGTCGATCTCGTTGGTTTTTTCGGTCAATATCTCTATATCCCAAACCTCCTCTTCCTTAAAATCCGATTCGCCAACACACGTCTCGAGTTAGCGAAGTTTGACCAAACCAAAATTTCTGATTCGGACGTCACCAGTTCAGACTGGCGAGGTGCGCTGATGAACGGTGTTGAATTTGATAACACACGTTTCAAGGATGTCGATTTTCGCGGCGTGAAACTAAATAATGTGACTTTCCGCAACAGTGAATTGAAGAATGTAAACTTTGAGGGTGCAACTTTTTATAGAGTTAGATTCATCAATACTCGGACAGAAAATTTGAATATGAATTTCGTCTCCAAGAGTTTTGTCTCGGGCCTCCTCCCATGA
- a CDS encoding PQQ-binding-like beta-propeller repeat protein, protein MKNYFNYQVQEISVSRALRIYGAALSGTLVVTAIAWWGLAPNVFDTASLPLCWPQFPFCTDIRMFWSESVIKVHVLLIAVFGLLGVGAFFKAKSSLGYWALTAGTVLKVLMQIQDFRFMGNYHYMPYWLIAIFLFLPHKRTALPWMIVAFYISAGSLKFNREWLSGATLLRQSFIPLDLMGPLLLYAIVQECIIVFGLVSRFKWFFRFAFFNFIAFHLFSWHIVGWFYPVIMFLVLSIFPLVQKESGSLFFIEDLKDRSRSFPKSALAALLIFAAINIYPHLLPGEAALTGNGRMMGLNMLDVMPSCRHTLFLRYNKDGRINETVEWTNSLVGLAPRIKCDPIVFWNLAKEICQSEASNKEFLNLDMALLAKRQTDGAYRRIFAVKDFCTTGSPPNVFFPTPWVLQESETTVRARELTELKTVGPAIHFDKIPFSAPETKFVRQFRENHLRDGVDADPTAFDVRAAKVLWRQPIGNVGVHTASKASAIADASGVYIGSDSSWFFKFSHDGDLLWRIRLGPADRGVHSTAALDDQYVYVGNYAGTAYALDKFTGKVIWVTNLGDTIGSSFLLDGKFLYVSVETFKPNGYLVQLDRATGELRWASRLLGEQGHSSPALHRESGLLFAGFNNFLFYAIKATSGEIAWKQLAQRPIKSTPLVFKDQVVVSSSDGWIRSYEVFGGKTLWETKVSSGEFRSSPTLESTEGGGTALISSSLGEIISINLKDGKIARRHQSKSKSQLIGSPLSVAITGGRALITGCELNAICAFGQRGNKLNEWKLNGATTGQPARFANSIYVVEDANGEDSGDLVKIGVPE, encoded by the coding sequence ATGAAAAATTACTTCAACTATCAGGTCCAGGAAATTTCCGTTTCGCGTGCGCTTCGAATTTATGGCGCGGCACTTTCTGGAACTCTTGTCGTTACTGCGATTGCCTGGTGGGGACTTGCGCCGAATGTTTTTGATACGGCAAGTTTACCTCTGTGCTGGCCGCAGTTTCCTTTTTGTACCGACATCAGAATGTTCTGGTCTGAATCAGTCATTAAAGTCCACGTCCTATTGATCGCGGTTTTCGGGCTCTTGGGTGTCGGTGCGTTTTTCAAAGCCAAATCATCGCTTGGATATTGGGCCCTTACCGCCGGGACTGTTTTGAAAGTTCTAATGCAAATTCAAGATTTTCGGTTCATGGGCAACTACCACTACATGCCCTACTGGCTGATTGCTATTTTCCTTTTTCTTCCGCATAAACGAACGGCGTTGCCGTGGATGATCGTCGCGTTCTACATTTCTGCTGGTTCGCTTAAATTTAATCGCGAGTGGCTAAGCGGTGCCACCCTCCTCCGGCAATCCTTCATTCCACTCGATTTAATGGGACCCTTGTTGCTGTACGCGATTGTACAAGAATGTATAATCGTTTTCGGGCTTGTTTCCCGTTTCAAATGGTTTTTTCGCTTTGCCTTTTTCAACTTCATCGCGTTTCACTTGTTTAGCTGGCACATCGTCGGCTGGTTTTACCCCGTCATTATGTTCCTCGTTCTTTCAATCTTTCCGTTAGTTCAAAAAGAGTCCGGATCACTTTTCTTCATCGAAGATCTTAAAGATCGCTCAAGGTCGTTTCCGAAATCGGCGCTCGCGGCGCTTCTTATTTTCGCCGCCATCAATATCTATCCGCATCTTCTTCCAGGCGAGGCCGCATTGACGGGCAATGGAAGAATGATGGGTCTTAACATGCTGGATGTTATGCCAAGCTGCCGACACACTCTGTTCTTACGTTATAATAAAGACGGCCGAATAAATGAAACCGTCGAGTGGACGAATTCGCTTGTTGGCCTTGCGCCGAGAATCAAATGCGATCCGATTGTTTTTTGGAATCTCGCGAAGGAAATTTGCCAATCGGAAGCCTCGAACAAAGAGTTTCTGAACCTCGACATGGCACTTTTAGCCAAGCGCCAAACAGATGGTGCCTATCGACGCATTTTTGCTGTGAAAGACTTTTGCACGACCGGGTCTCCGCCAAACGTGTTCTTCCCAACTCCTTGGGTTCTTCAAGAGTCCGAAACAACTGTTAGGGCTCGCGAGTTAACCGAGCTAAAAACCGTTGGCCCCGCCATTCATTTCGACAAAATTCCGTTCTCGGCACCGGAAACCAAATTTGTTCGGCAGTTCCGAGAAAACCACTTGCGAGATGGGGTCGATGCAGATCCGACTGCGTTCGATGTCCGCGCAGCTAAGGTTCTTTGGCGCCAACCGATTGGGAATGTCGGAGTTCACACAGCGTCGAAAGCAAGCGCGATCGCCGATGCAAGCGGTGTTTACATCGGCTCGGACTCATCTTGGTTTTTCAAATTTTCCCACGACGGTGATTTACTCTGGCGCATTCGCCTCGGGCCTGCTGATCGCGGCGTTCACAGCACAGCCGCACTTGATGATCAATATGTGTATGTCGGTAACTATGCCGGAACCGCATACGCGCTCGACAAATTCACTGGGAAGGTCATCTGGGTAACCAATCTTGGCGATACTATTGGGTCTTCGTTTTTGCTAGACGGAAAATTTCTTTACGTGTCTGTGGAAACCTTCAAACCAAATGGATACCTCGTTCAACTGGATCGAGCCACCGGCGAACTCCGTTGGGCCTCGCGTTTACTTGGCGAACAAGGCCACTCATCTCCGGCACTACATCGCGAAAGCGGGCTTTTGTTTGCCGGCTTTAACAATTTTCTTTTTTATGCCATTAAAGCCACCAGCGGAGAAATTGCGTGGAAGCAGCTAGCTCAGCGACCGATCAAGTCGACACCCCTCGTGTTCAAAGATCAGGTCGTCGTTTCTTCTTCAGACGGCTGGATAAGATCCTACGAGGTCTTTGGCGGAAAAACTCTTTGGGAAACGAAGGTTTCCTCCGGGGAATTTCGTTCTTCGCCGACCCTCGAATCTACCGAGGGTGGCGGCACTGCGCTCATTAGCTCTTCCCTCGGCGAGATCATTTCGATAAATTTAAAGGACGGCAAGATTGCTAGACGTCATCAATCAAAATCCAAGTCGCAACTTATTGGAAGCCCGCTCTCGGTCGCGATTACAGGCGGTCGAGCTTTAATTACTGGTTGCGAGCTGAATGCCATTTGCGCTTTTGGCCAGCGCGGAAATAAGCTGAACGAATGGAAGCTCAACGGTGCTACGACCGGCCAACCAGCCCGCTTTGCGAACTCGATCTATGTGGTTGAAGACGCGAACGGCGAGGACTCAGGAGATCTTGTGAAAATTGGAGTGCCGGAATGA
- a CDS encoding peptidyl-prolyl cis-trans isomerase: MTGGLRNLISKTPRKRRLPFPAIHPLRLTFASVAILILSSAACTQRESRLVHRTVIEVNGTAVTTKTFAERLARHLRNRDPLTVKDPQILERAKNDLADALVLQLIAEQWAAKNGVAINKEDVDRRISEVRAEYADELAFRKMLADENITMEIWREELQQSLLRKKVYEKITAAAAEPTETEIKALFEANKKDFQRPARIRLRQVVLEKEEDAKRVYEEIQKGREIGPIAKQFSIMPEASEEGDTGWIEKGILEVFDQAFKLGVGGKSKIVKSAYGWHIYQVIGKEPERKLTLEQARPSLVRDLKERRAQSDFGRWLEGQIRLSTVKRDDAILKSISLSTRTD, encoded by the coding sequence ATGACAGGCGGCCTACGGAACCTCATCTCAAAGACGCCGCGGAAGCGGCGTTTACCGTTTCCGGCCATTCACCCTTTGCGCCTCACATTCGCTAGTGTCGCGATCCTTATTTTATCCTCGGCTGCCTGCACCCAGCGCGAATCAAGGCTGGTCCATCGAACCGTCATCGAGGTCAACGGCACAGCGGTTACGACTAAAACTTTTGCCGAACGTTTAGCTCGGCATTTGCGAAATCGCGATCCTTTGACTGTCAAAGACCCACAAATTCTTGAGCGTGCGAAGAACGATCTCGCCGACGCGCTTGTTTTACAACTCATTGCCGAACAGTGGGCCGCCAAAAACGGTGTCGCAATAAATAAGGAAGACGTCGACCGACGAATTTCCGAAGTGAGAGCCGAGTACGCCGATGAGCTCGCATTTAGAAAAATGCTCGCGGACGAAAATATTACTATGGAGATTTGGCGGGAAGAATTGCAGCAAAGTCTGCTCCGAAAAAAAGTTTACGAGAAGATCACGGCGGCCGCTGCGGAACCAACCGAAACAGAAATCAAGGCCTTGTTTGAGGCGAATAAAAAAGACTTTCAGCGGCCCGCCCGCATTCGACTCCGACAAGTCGTTCTCGAGAAAGAGGAAGACGCAAAGCGCGTCTACGAAGAAATTCAAAAAGGACGTGAGATCGGTCCAATCGCGAAACAGTTTTCCATTATGCCAGAAGCTTCAGAAGAAGGCGATACTGGCTGGATTGAAAAAGGAATTTTAGAGGTTTTTGACCAGGCGTTTAAGCTAGGTGTAGGTGGCAAGAGCAAAATCGTCAAAAGCGCCTACGGCTGGCACATTTATCAAGTGATTGGGAAAGAGCCCGAGCGCAAATTAACCTTGGAACAGGCTCGGCCGTCGTTGGTTCGAGACCTTAAGGAGCGGCGCGCCCAAAGCGATTTTGGGCGC
- a CDS encoding peptidylprolyl isomerase, with protein sequence MLASTTVVAQQGSDIVAVVGTKQITLKELNEKYDEVVRNTINPPAKEIFLEDLVRYEMGVQEAYKRGLPEDPIVKERIRQEIYKGLIERELGKKVSEIKVTDKEMQEYYKRSPEIRTSHILIEFRPDANEEQKKAAKERATEIMDEVKKGKRSFEEYVGLYTDDVLSKKTGGDVGWQTALTLVPSYYNTALALKTNEVKGLIETQYGFHIIKKTGQRSYQEANKRTIRAAVFDNKRRALFDAYFAQLKKQYPTKVNKDKIN encoded by the coding sequence ATGCTGGCTTCAACAACAGTCGTCGCACAACAGGGCAGCGACATCGTTGCCGTTGTCGGTACGAAACAAATCACTCTGAAAGAGTTAAACGAAAAGTATGACGAGGTTGTCCGCAACACGATCAATCCGCCAGCGAAGGAAATCTTTCTTGAAGATCTCGTTCGCTACGAAATGGGCGTTCAGGAAGCTTACAAGCGCGGACTGCCTGAAGACCCGATCGTTAAGGAGCGCATTCGACAAGAAATCTACAAAGGATTAATCGAACGCGAACTCGGAAAAAAAGTATCCGAAATTAAGGTTACAGATAAAGAGATGCAGGAATACTACAAACGGAGTCCAGAGATCCGAACCAGCCACATCCTGATCGAATTCCGACCTGATGCGAACGAGGAACAGAAGAAAGCCGCAAAAGAGCGAGCTACGGAAATTATGGATGAGGTGAAAAAGGGCAAGCGGTCCTTCGAAGAGTACGTGGGACTTTACACGGACGACGTTCTTTCCAAAAAAACTGGCGGCGATGTTGGCTGGCAAACAGCACTGACGCTAGTCCCAAGCTACTACAACACTGCGCTTGCTCTGAAGACAAACGAAGTAAAAGGTCTTATCGAAACGCAGTATGGCTTTCACATAATAAAGAAAACTGGCCAGCGTTCATACCAAGAAGCAAACAAGCGAACAATCCGAGCCGCTGTGTTTGATAATAAACGACGCGCACTATTCGACGCCTACTTTGCTCAGCTTAAAAAACAATATCCAACAAAAGTGAATAAAGACAAAATCAATTGA